Proteins co-encoded in one Prunus persica cultivar Lovell chromosome G6, Prunus_persica_NCBIv2, whole genome shotgun sequence genomic window:
- the LOC18775292 gene encoding uncharacterized protein LOC18775292 — MGFAQLSGGRSRRALALALCVWSLISLSCAARLTDSSRQKLDVQKHLNRLNKPAVKSIKSPDGDIIDCVHITQQPAFDHPYLKDHKIQMRPNYHPEGLFNENKVAEKTKERSNPQAQLWHANGRCPEDTIPVRRTRKDDILRATSVKAYGRKKQRSIPKSADPDLTNESGHQHAIVYVNGDKYYGAKATINVWEPKIQQPNEFSLSQLWILGGSFGEDLNSIEAGWQVSPDLYGDNNTRLFTYWTSDAYQATGCYNLLCSGFIQINSEIAMGASISPVSGLRGSQYDISILVWKDPKEGHWWMQFGNDYVLGYWPSFLFSYLADSASMIEWGGEVVNSEPEGQHTSTQMGSGRFPEEGFGKASYFRNIQVVDSSNNLKAPKGLGTFTEQSNCYDVQTGSNGDWGHYFYYGGPGKNPNCP, encoded by the exons ATGGGTTTTGCTCAGTTAAGCGGAGGGAGGTCAAGGAGAGCTTTAGCTCTGGCTCTTTGCGTATGGAGCTTGATCTCTCTGTCTTGTGCTGCGAGATTGACTGATTCCTCAAGGCAGAAGCTTGATGTCCAGAAGCACCTCAACCGCTTGAACAAGCCCGCCGTGAAAAGCATCAAG AGCCCAGACGGGGACATAATAGACTGCGTTCATATCACTCAGCAACCTGCTTTCGATCATCCTTACCTCAAAGACCACAAAATCCAG ATGAGGCCTAACTACCACCCAGAAGGGTTATTTAATGAGAACAAGGTagctgaaaaaacaaaagaaagatcaaacCCACAAGCCCAGCTATGGCATGCGAATGGTAGGTGCCCTGAAGATACTATACCCGTTCGGAGAACAAGGAAGGATGATATTCTGAGAGCAACCTCAGTCAAAGCATATGGAAGGAAGAAGCAGAGATCCATACCAAAGTCAGCAGATCCTGATCTTACCAATGAGAGTGGTCATCAG CATGCAATAGTTTATGTCAATGGAGATAAATATTATGGAGCAAAAGCAACCATAAATGTCTGGGAACCCAAGATACAACAACCTAATGAGTTCAGCTTGTCTCAGCTGTGGATATTAGGAGGGTCTTTTGGTGAAGATCTGAACAGCATTGAAGCTGGTTGGCAg GTCAGCCCAGATCTCTACGGTGACAACAACACAAGACTGTTTACCTACTGGACT AGTGATGCATATCAAGCCACTGGTTGCTACAACCTCCTCTGCTCAGGCTTTATTCAAATCAACAGTGAGATAGCAATGGGTGCAAGCATCTCTCCTGTGTCTGGCCTTCGAGGATCCCAATATGATATCAGTATACTCGTCTGGAAG GATCCAAAAGAGGGGCATTGGTGGATGCAGTTTGGCAATGACTATGTGTTGGGTTATTGGccttctttcctcttctcatACTTGGCTGACAGTGCTTCCATGATTGAGTGGGGAGGTGAAGTTGTAAATTCAGAGCCTGAAGGGCAGCACACCTCTACTCAAATGGGGAGTGGACGTTTCCCTGAGGAGGGATTTGGGAAGGCAAGTTATTTCAGGAATATTCAAGTTGTTGATAGCTCCAATAATCTCAAGGCCCCCAAAGGGTTGGGCACCTTCACTGAGCAGTCAAACTGTTATGATGTTCAAACTGGCAGCAATGGGGATTGGGGGCATTACTTTTACTATGGAGGCCCAGGTAAAAACCCAAATTGCCCatga